The following proteins are encoded in a genomic region of Labeo rohita strain BAU-BD-2019 chromosome 5, IGBB_LRoh.1.0, whole genome shotgun sequence:
- the taok3b gene encoding LOW QUALITY PROTEIN: serine/threonine-protein kinase TAO3 (The sequence of the model RefSeq protein was modified relative to this genomic sequence to represent the inferred CDS: deleted 1 base in 1 codon) codes for MSGYKRMRRQHQKQLIALENRLKAEMDEHKLRLQKEVETQANNTYIELERLAKKQAAQLDKELKASAAEEKRIQQQILVQQKKELTTFLDTQKKQYRLCRERMKEEMNEDSDTPKEEKQERLSRHKETMQRSQAEEEAQLLNQQRLVYERSCRALKRRSLIKKHEFEQEQMREELNKKKTQKEMEHALMIRQDESTQELEQRQLQTLQRLRFELMRHQHQTELENQEEYNSRRQRELHRKHALERRQQPRNLKTLEMQIKKQFQDTCKVQNKQYKALRNHQLEVSPKGDHKAILKSLKEEQTRKLAQLAEQYEQSINEMMASQSLRLDEEQEAECQALRQQLHQEMELLDAYQNKTKAQMEAQHDREVQKLEQKASLRRAHLEQKIEEELASLHKERTEKIKHLFERQERELEMFDSESARLGFGSLASFDFPKDEAR; via the exons ATGTCAGGGTATAAGCGCATGCGGCGGCAGCACCAGAAGCAGCTGATCGCCCTGGAGAACAGGCTAAAGGCCGAGATGGATGAGCAcaagctccggctgcagaaggAAGTGGAGACCCAGGCCAATAACACCTACATTGAACTGGAGCGGCTGGCCAAGAAGCAAGCTGCACAACTGGACAAGGAG TTGAAAGCCTCGGcagctgaggaaaaaagaatcCAGCAACAGATCTTGGTCCAGCAGAAGAAGGAACTGACCACCTTCTTGGACACACAGAAGAAGCAGTACAGACTATGcagagaaagaatgaaagag GAAATGAATGAAGACTCTGATACACCAAAAGAGGAGAAACAGGAGCGCTTGTCACGGCATAAGGAAACAATGCAGCGCTCCCAGGCAGAGGAGGAGGCCCAGCTGTTGAACCAGCAAAGACTGGTTTACGAAAGGAGCTGTCGTGCTCTAAAAAGAAGAAGCCTTATCAAGAAGCACGAGTTTGAACAAGAGCAAATGCGGGAG GAGCTTAACAAGAAGAAGACACAAAAAGAAATGGAGCACGCATTGATGATCAGACAGGATGAGTCCACACAAGAGCTGGAACAGCGGCAACTACAAACCTTACAAAGGCTACGCTTTGAGCTGATGCGCCACCAGCATCAAACCGAGTTGGAGAACCAGGAGGAGTACAACAGTCGACGCCAGCGGGAGCTACACAGGAAGCATGCACTGGAACGCCGACAGCAGCCCAGGAACCTTAAG ACTTTGGAAATGCAGATCAAAAAGCAGTTCCAAGATACTTGTAAGGTGCAAAACAAGCAGTACAAAGCTCTGAGAAACCATCAGTTGGAGGTCTCC CCCAAGGGTGACCACAAAGCCATCCTGAAGTCTCTAAAGGAGGAACAGACACGAAAGCTCGCACAGCTGGCAGAACAATACGAGCAAAGCATTAATGAGATGATGGCCTCGCAATCG TTACGTTTAGATGAAGAGCAGGAGGCTGAATGTCAGGCTTTAAGGCAGCAGCTACATCAGGAGATGGAGCTCCTCGATGCCTACCAGAACAAAACGAAAGCGCAGATGGAGGCCCAACATGATCGTGAGGTGCAGAAGTTGGAACAGAAGGCGTCCTTGCGCCGGGCTCACTTGGAACAGAAG ATTGAAGAAGAGCTGGCCTCACTTCACAAGGAACGGACTGAAAAGAtcaagcatttatttgagcgTCAAGAGCGAGAACTGGAGATGTTCGATTCGGAGAGTGCGCGGCTAGGATTCGGAAGCTTGGCCTCGTTTGACTTTCCCAAAGATGAGGCCAGATGA
- the m17 gene encoding IL-6 subfamily cytokine M17: MNCHVRNMVCLSQRSQAKFRIILPILILIAVELVNPTMSCKHENCSQNLHRSLKLTRLMRKRTAELLKIYKVSQGDSADLICDMQMDNVPVSTVTGQTTSERILSVYTHLKEFLPHMRTVMEQQKDLNPPTNPVVEGLNGMITHVRHIALRVNCILQILQPNIPVPEPAERPTRIPPAQNIFQQKAYGCVVLSRLQELLSQAVQEQKSLKGKLCKRTKSG; the protein is encoded by the exons ATGAATTGTCATGTTAGGAACATGGTCTGCCTATCTCAGAGATCACAAGCAAAATTCA gaaTAATCCTCCCTATCCTCATCTTGATTGCGGTTGAGTTAGTGAATCCAACAATGTCATGCAAGCACGAAAACTGCAGCCAGAATCTTCACCGCAGTCTGAAGCTCACTAGGTTAATGAGAAAGAGGACAGCAGagctcttaaaaatatat AAAGTCAGTCAAGGAGATTCTGCAGACCTGATCTGTGATATGCAAATGGACAATGTTCCAGTATCCACAGTCACTGGCCAGACCACATCGGAGCGCATCTTGAGTGTTTACACCCACCTGAAAGAGTTTCTACCACACATGAGGACAGTGATGGAGCAGCAGAAAGACTTGAATCCTCCAACCAACCCTGTGGTGGAGGGGCTTAACGGGATGATTACACATGTTCGCCACATTGCTCTGAGGGTGAACTGTATCTTGCAAATCCTGCAGCCAAATATACCCGTTCCTGAGCCAGCTGAAAGGCCAACAAGAATTCCCCCTGCACAAAATATTTTCCAGCAGAAAGCCTATGGATGTGTTGTCCTGTCTCGGCTTCAGGAGCTCCTTAGTCAAGCAGTTCAAGAACAGAAGTCTCTTAAGGGGAAACTGTGCAAAAGAACAAAAAGCGGTTGA
- the LOC127165128 gene encoding myosin heavy chain, fast skeletal muscle-like has product MAHSSLVYVYNLVPDILAQLFGLGHGGEFGIWLTDCFCGQVSFVQFNSMKQLCISFTNEKLQHIFNHMFVLEQEEYKKEGIEEAGSVSVSEEQIELVNSKCGSLEKTKQRLQNEVEDLMIDVERANALAANLDKKQRNFDKVLAEWKQKYEEGQAELEGARWKEARSLSTELFKMKNSYEETLDQLETLKRENKNLQQEISDLTEQLVETGKSIHELEKAKKTVETEKAEIHTALERAKGTLEHEESKIVHVQLELNQVKSEIDRKLAEKDEEMEQINRNSQRVIESMQNTLDSEVRSRNDALRIKKKMEGDLNEVEIQLSHISCQAAEVQKQLRNIQGQLKDAQLHLDDALRGQEDMKEQVAMVERRNTLMQAEIEELRAALEQTERGRKVAEQELVDASERVGLLHSQEKTYCFYNEITRTLRTEEDKKNVIRLQDLVDKLLLKS; this is encoded by the exons ATGGCCCATTCTAGCCTTGTGTACGTCTACAATCTTGTCCCTGACATCCTTGCACAGCTCTTTGGTCTTGGCCATGGTGGAGAGTTTGGAATCTGGTTGACTGATTGCTTCTGTGGACAGGTGTCTTTTGTACAG TTCAACAGCATGAAGCAACTGTGCATCAGCTTCACTAATGAGAAACTGCAACACATTTTCAACCACATGTTTGTGCTGGAACAAGAGGAGTACAAGAAGGAGGGCATT GAAGAAGCTggctctgtgtctgtgtctgagGAACAAATTGAGCTTGTGAACTCCAAATGTGGCTCTCTGGAGAAGACCAAACAGAGACTCCAGAATGAGGTGGAGGACCTCATGATTGATGTGGAGAGAGCCAATGCTTTGGCTGCCAACCTTGACAAGAAGCAGAGGAACTTTGACAAG GTCCTGGCAGAATGGAAGCAGAAATATGAGGAAGGTCAGGCAGAGCTGGAAGGTGCCCGTTGGAAAGAGGCTCGTTCACTCAGCACTGAGCTGTTCAAGATGAAGAACTCCTATGAGGAGACTCTGGATCAGCTGGAGACCCTCAAGAGAGAGAACAAGAATCTGCAGc AGGAGATTTCAGATTTGACAGAGCAGTTGGTTGAGACTGGTAAGAGCATTCATGAGCTGGAAAAAGCCAAGAAGACAGTGGAGACTGAGAAGGCAGAGATTCATACTGCCCTGGAGAGGGCTAAA GGCACCCTGGAGCATGAGGAATCCAAGATTGTTCATGTCCAGCTTGAGCTAAATCAGGTCAAGAGTGAGATTGACAGGAAGCTTGCAGAGAAGGATGAGGAGATGGAGCAGATCAACAGGAACAGCCAGAGAGTCATTGAATCCATGCAGAACACTCTGGACTCTGAGGTCAGGAGCAGGAATGATGCCCTGAGAATCAAGAAGAAGATGGAGGGAGACCTTAATGAGGTGGAAATTCAGCTGAGCCACATCAGTTGCCAGGCTGCTGAGGTCCAGAAACAGCTCAGGAACATTCAGGGACAACTCAAG GACGCCCAACTGCACCTTGATGATGCTCTGAGAGGACAGGAAGACATGAAGGAGCAGGTGGCCATGGTGGAGCGCAGAAACACTCTGATGCAAGCTGAGATTGAGGAGCTGAGAGCTGCTCTGGAGCAGACAGAGAGAGGCCGCAAAGTGGCTGAACAAGAGCTGGTGGACGCCAGTGAGCGTGTTGGGCTGCTGCACTCTCAGGAAAAGACATACTGTTTTTACAATGAAATTACAAGGACATTGAGA ACTGAGGAGGATAAGAAGAACGTCATCAGACTGCAGGATCTGGTTGACAAGCTGCTGCTGAAGAGCTGA
- the LOC127165127 gene encoding myosin-2-like, whose translation MSTDAEMAVYGKAAIYLRKPEKERIEAQNKPFDAKTACYVVDDKELYVKGTIKSKDGGKVTVIVNDTKEERVAKEDDVHPMNPPKFDKIEDMAMMTHLNEPSVLYNLKERYAAWMIYTYSGLFCATVNPYKWLPVYDPEVVAAYRGKKRMEAPPHIFSVSDNAYQFMLTDRENQSVLITGESGAGKTVNTKRVIQYFATVAVQGDKKKEQTAGKMQGSLEDQIIAANPLLEAYGNAKTVRNDNSSRFGKFIRIHFGTSGKLASADIETYLLEKSRVTFQLPDERGYHIFYQMMTNHKPELIEMTLITTNPYDFPMCSQGQITVPSIDDKEELVATDTAIDILGFSNEEKMGIYKFTGAVLHHGNMKLSEVNGSLAINGHLRVRTHGGSLL comes from the exons ATGAGTACGGACGCGGAGATGGCCGTTTATGGCAAGGCTGCCATTTACCTCCGTAAGCCTGAGAAGGAGAGAATCGAGGCTCAGAATAAACCCTTCGATGCAAAGACTGCCTGCTACGTGGTTGATGATAAAGAGCTGTACGTCAAGGGAACAATCAAGAGCAAAGATGGTGGCAAAGTCACTGTTATTGTGAATGACACTAAAGag GAAAGAGTTGCTAAGGAGGATGACGTCCACCCAATGAATCCTCCCAAGTTTGACAAGATTGAGGACATGGCCATGATGACCCATCTCAATGAACCCTCTGTGCTGTATAACCTCAAAGAGCGTTATGCCGCATGGATGATCTAC ACCTACTCTGGGCTGTTCTGCGCTACCGTGAACCCCTACAAGTGGCTCCCAGTGTATGATCCAGAAGTGGTGGCTGCCTACAGAGGCAAAAAGCGTATGGAGGCCCCACCCCACATCTTCTCTGTCTCTGACAACGCCTATCAGTTCATGTTGACTG ATAGAGAAAACCAGTCTGTCCTGATTAC TGGAGAATCTGGTGCTGGAAAGACTGTGAACACCAAACGTGTCATCCAGTACTTTGCCACAGTTGCAGTTCAGGGTGATAAGAAGAAAGAGCAGACTGCCGGCAAAATGCAG GGCTCTCTTGAGGACCAGATTATTGCTGCCAACCCTCTGCTTGAGGCTTATGGTAATGCCAAGACTGTGAGAAATGACAACTCCTCTCGTTTT gGTAAATTCATCAGAATTCACTTTGGCACATCTGGAAAACTGGCTAGTGCTGACATTGAGACAT ATCTGCTGGAGAAGTCTAGAGTGACATTCCAGCTTCCAGACGAGAGAGGCTACCACATCTTCTACCAGATGATGACCAACCACAAGCCTGAGCTGATTG aAATGACACTCATCACCACCAACCCCTATGACTTCCCCATGTGCAGTCAGGGTCAGATCACAGTGCCAAGCATTGATGATAAAGAGGAGCTGGTTGCTACTGAT ACTGCTATTGACATTCTGGGCTTCAGTAATGAGGAGAAGATGGGCATCTACAAGTTCACTGGAGCTGTGCTCCATCATGGTAACATGAA